CTATGTGAACCTTGGCCGAGTTGAAGCATTGCTTCCTGCCACAGAACAGATGCCGGGTGAAAAACACACGACGAATGACCGAATTAAAGTTTTTATTACAAAAGTTGAAAAAACAACGAAAGGGCCGCAAATCCTTGTTTCAAGAACACATCCTGGATTGCTGAAACGCCTTTTTGAACTTGAAGTTCCTGAAATCTATGATGGAACAGTAGAAGTGAAATCCATAGCGAGGGAAGCAGGAGACCGTTCCAAGATTGCCGTCCATGCTGCTGACCCCGAAGTGGATCCGGTGGGTTCATGTGTCGGACAAAAAGGCGGCCGTGTCCAAACTATCGTAAATGAGCTTAATGGTGAAAAGATCGACATCGTCCGCTGGTCTGAAGATCCGGTCGTTTATGTGGCAAATGCTCTAAGCCCGGCAAAGGTGCTAGAAGTGCTTGTCAATGAAGAAGAAAAGATGACTACTGTCATCGTTCCTGATTATCAGCTGTCTCTTGCAATCGGCAAGCGTGGACAAAATGCGAGGCTTGCAGCGAAATTGACCGGCTGGAAGATTGATATTAAAAGCCAGTCTGATGCTGAAGAATCAGGGCTTTATAACGGTAAAGAAGCAGAGGGGAATTTCGAAGTTTCCGAAGAATAGTTTTAATGAAAATGGGGGTGGGGCTGGATGAAAACCCGTAAAATTCCTATGCGGAAATGCGTGGCTTGCCAGGAAATGAAACCCAAGAAAGAGTTAGTTCGTGTGGTCCGTTCTCCTGAAGGCGAAGTTTTCGTTGACCGAACCGGAAAGAAATCGGGCAGAGGCGCGTATTTATGCAACCAGGCGTCCTGTTTTGCACTTGCGAAAAAAAAGGAAGCTTGAGCAATCAACTGAAAGCTCCTGTTACGGATGATGTGTTTTCAGAGCTCGAAAAAGGAGTCCTCTAATTTGACTGCATCTAAATGGGCTTCACTGCTGGGGTTGGCAAACCGGGCAGGTAAATGCATTTCCGGCGAGGAGCTTGTTGTTAAAGCTGTACAGCGGCAGAACGCAAAGCTTGTTATCCTCTCACAGGATGCATCGGCAAACACAAGGAAGAAAGTTACCGATAAATGCGCTTACTATAAAGTAGAAGTAAGATGGGTAGATGACCGCTATAGTCTCGGCAGTGCCATCGGCAAAGACCAGCGGGTAGTGGTTGCCGTGACAGATGTTGGTTTTACGAAAAAGTTAACTGCTTTACTTGATTAAACCAATCGGGGGTGAACATATGAGTAAGATGCGTGTGTATGAATATGCAAAAAAACAAAATGTTCAAAGCAAGGATATCATTGATAAATTAAAAACGATGAACGTCGATGTATCCAATCATATGTCAATGATTGATGAAGACGCGATCCGTAAATTAAACGATGCATATCAGCCCAAAAATAAGATGACAGAGGAGAAACATAAAATAGAACAGAAAAAGAATACATCCAATGTGAACAAGGTAGATAATAAAAATGAAAGTAAAAAAGAGAATACTATGAAAATAAAAAAAGACGAAACACCTAAAAAGCCAAACAGCAGCCAAAACAGCAAACCGGCTCCAAAGAGCGGAAACAATAGCCAGAACAGCAAGCCAGCTCCGAAAAGCGGGAACAACAGCCAGAATGCCAAGCCGGGACAAAAAGGCGGCAGCAACTTCAAGCCTGGAAACAAAAATAATAACAGCAATCATAATAATAAGAACAGAAACAACAAGAACAACAATCGAGGCAAATCTGCACCTGCACCACAACCAAAACCAGTACCTGTCACTCCAGAGAAGATTACCTTCTCAGGTTCTCTGACCGTAAGTGAACTGGCTAAAAAATTGGCAAAAGAGCCATCTGAAATCATTAAAAAATTAATGTTCCTAGGTGTTATGGCAACAATTAACCAGGAACTTGACAAAGAAACCATCGAGCTGATTGCGAGCGACTATAACGTAGAAGTAGAAGAAGAGATCATCATCGATGAAACCGAATTTGAAAATTTTGACAACGCAGATAAAGAAGAAGATCTTCAAGTCCGTCCTCCAGTTGTAACGATCATGGGGCACGTTGACCATGGTAAAACAACGCTGTTAGACTCTATTCGTGATACGAAAGTAACTGCTAGCGAAGCTGGCGGCATCACGCAGCATATCGGTGCTTATCAAATCGAAGACAAAGGAAAGAAAATCACTTTCCTTGATACTCCTGGACATGCCGCGTTTACAACGATGCGTGCAAGGGGAGCACAGGTCACAGACATCACGATTCTGGTCGTTGCAGCTGATGATGGTGTTATGCCACAGACTGTGGAAGCGATCAATCATGCGAAGGCTGCCCAAGTTCCGATCATTGTTGCTGTAAACAAAATGGATAAAGAGGCGGCGAACCCTGACCGCGTCATGCAGGAATTAACCGAGCATGCACTTGTTCCAGAAGACTGGGGCGGCGATACCATTTTCGTCAATGTTTCCGCGCTAAAAGGTGAAGGAATTGATGACCTGATCGAAATGATCCAGCTTGTTGCTGAAGTAGAAGAGCTAAAAGCGAATCCGAAGCGTGCCGCACAAGGTACCGTTATCGAAGCACAGCTCGATAAAGGCCGCGGATCAGTGGCTACCCTTCTCGTTCAAAACGGAACATTGAATGTCGGTGACCCGATTGTTGTAGGAAACACGTTCGGACGTGTAAGAGCGATGGTTAACGATATTGGGCGCCGTGTAAAAGTGGCAGGCCCTTCAACTCCGGTAGAAATCACGGGCCTAAACGAAGTTCCTCAAGCCGGGGACCAGTTTATGGTATTTGTTGACGAGAAAAAGGCTCGCCAGATTGGTGAAGCTCGCTCTAAGAAACAGGTTGAAGCACAGCGTAAGGAATCATCGAAGCTAAATCTTGAAGATCTGTTCAACCAGATCAAAGAAGGCGACATTAAAGAGATCAACGTGATCATTAAAGCGGACGTACAAGGATCTGCAGAAGCGCTTGCCGGCTCCCTTCAAAAGATCGATGTAGAAGGCGTAAAGGTAAAGATCCTTCATACCGGAGTGGGTGCAATCACTGAATCTGATATTATTTTAGCCTCTGCTTCTAACGCGATCATCATCGGTTTTAATGTTCGCCCAGATAATAATGCCAAACGTACAGCTGAAGCGGAGAAAGTCGATGTTCGTCTTCACCGTATCATTTACAACGTTATCGAAGAAATCGAATCTGCGATGAAAGGGATGCTTGATCCTGAGTTTGCAGAAAAAGTAATCGGCCAAGTTGAGATCCGCACAACCTTTAAAGTTTCAAAAGTTGGAACGATCGCAGGCTGTTACGTTACCGATGGAAAAATAACACGGGATTCAACTGTTAGGCTCATCCGTGACGGTGTCGTGATCTATGAAGGTAAAATCGATGCGTTAAAACGTTTCAAAGATGATGCAAAAGAAGTTAGTGCAGGATATGAATGTGGAATAACTTTAGAAAAGTTCAATGACATCAAAGAGGGAGATGTCATCGAAGCGTACATCATGGAAGAAATTAAACGGGCATGATTGGTTTCCTGACGGTTGAATGTTTCATCTATGAATCGCATTCACTAAAGGATAAACGCTCGGTAGTTAAAAAGATCGTTACTCGGTTAAGGCAGCAATTTAATCTTGCTGTCTCCGAGACCGACTTTCATGATTTATGGCAGAGAGCTGAACTTGGAATTGTAACCATCTCTAAGGACAAACTAATTGTAGAACAGGAACTTCAGAAAGCGATCAAGCTGATTAGCAGCATTCCTGAGCTGGAAGTGACAACAACTGCAATAGAGTGGTTATAATGTACAGATAGAAACGGGGTGGAAGAATGAGCAAAATCCGATCCAATCGCATTGGAGAACAAATGAAGAAAGAACTTGGCGATATTATTGGCCGGAAGCTAAAAGATCCCCGCATTGGCTTTGTAACTGTAACAGGTGTTGAAGTAACGGGAGATTTACAGCAGGCAACTGTTTATATTTCCGTGTTTGGAGATGATGCACAAAAAGAACAGACACTTCGTGGTCTGGCAAAAGCATCAGGTTTTATCCGAACTGAGATCGGCAAACGAATCCGATTGCGCAAAACGCCGGAAATTTCTTTTAAATTCGATGAATCCATCGAATATGGAAGCCGAATTGAAACATTGCTGACTGATATAAAAGGTTCTGATGAGGAATAGTGATTACAAAAAGAGATAGACAGGCCGCGGTTTGTCTGTCTCTTCTTTTTTCATGCAGATAGGTGGTAAGAATATGCCGGCACACCAGCCAGAGGGCGTTTTGCCTTTATTAAAGCCTGCAGGAATGACATCTCATGACTGTGTGGCAAAGTTAAGGAAAATTTTAAAAACAAAAAAAGTAGGTCATACCGGAACCTTAGACCCTGAGGTGACTGGGGTTCTTCCGGTCTGTGTCGGAAGAGGCACAAAGATTGCCCAATATATGGCCGATTATCCGAAAGCATACGAAGCGGAAGCTACGATAGGCAAAGCAACGGCTACTGAAGATGCTCATGGAGAAACCGTTGAAACAAAAGAAGTTCCCGGAGAGATCCGTGCTGAGCAGGTTGAAGCAGTCTTACAGTCTTTTAAGGGGATTATCCAGCAGGTTCCTCCCATGTTTTCTGCTGTGAAAATTAATGGTAAAAAGCTTTATCAATATGCCCGTGAAGGGATCGAAGTGGAGCGTCCTGTCCGTGAAGCAAACATTTACGAACTCAAGCTTCTCTCACATGATCGTCAATTTCCGGGACCTTACCCTGCCTTCTCGTTTTTTGTAAGATGCAGCAAAGGAACCTATATCAGAACCCTGGCGGTAGATATGGGCAGAAAATTGGGCTATCCTGCACATATGTCCAAATTGGTGCGGGTAGCTTCAGGTCCGTTTCAGCTAAAGGACTGCTATACCTTTGAGGAAATAGAGACAGCCGCAGAAAACGGGACGATCGCTGAGCTGTTTCTGCCCATTGAAAAGGCGATAGGCCACTTTGAGTCCATCGTCGCTGATGAAGAGATGGAACGCAGGATCAAGCACGGATCCGTACTGCCTATGGCAAAAGATGTGCAAAATAACAGGTTTGCCGTTTATAATGAAAAAGGGCAGTGCCTTGCGATCTATAAACAGCATCCCGATAAACCTCATTTAATGAAACCAGAAAAAATTTTAGCCGTAGAGTAAGGCAAAGAGTTAGAAGGTGGATTTTTGAAAACAATTACACTGTCACATCCTCATCAGCTGAATATGAACGAACTTCCCCCAACAGTTATGGCTCTGGGGTATTTCGACGGTATTCATAAAGGACATCAGAAAGTGATCGGAACTGCGGCTGAAATTGCCAAAGAGAAAAAAGCGGTATCAGCAGTGATGTCGTTTCATCCGCATCCCTCTGTTGTTTTAGGGAAGAA
This genomic stretch from Fictibacillus marinisediminis harbors:
- the truB gene encoding tRNA pseudouridine(55) synthase TruB, coding for MPAHQPEGVLPLLKPAGMTSHDCVAKLRKILKTKKVGHTGTLDPEVTGVLPVCVGRGTKIAQYMADYPKAYEAEATIGKATATEDAHGETVETKEVPGEIRAEQVEAVLQSFKGIIQQVPPMFSAVKINGKKLYQYAREGIEVERPVREANIYELKLLSHDRQFPGPYPAFSFFVRCSKGTYIRTLAVDMGRKLGYPAHMSKLVRVASGPFQLKDCYTFEEIETAAENGTIAELFLPIEKAIGHFESIVADEEMERRIKHGSVLPMAKDVQNNRFAVYNEKGQCLAIYKQHPDKPHLMKPEKILAVE
- the infB gene encoding translation initiation factor IF-2, producing MSKMRVYEYAKKQNVQSKDIIDKLKTMNVDVSNHMSMIDEDAIRKLNDAYQPKNKMTEEKHKIEQKKNTSNVNKVDNKNESKKENTMKIKKDETPKKPNSSQNSKPAPKSGNNSQNSKPAPKSGNNSQNAKPGQKGGSNFKPGNKNNNSNHNNKNRNNKNNNRGKSAPAPQPKPVPVTPEKITFSGSLTVSELAKKLAKEPSEIIKKLMFLGVMATINQELDKETIELIASDYNVEVEEEIIIDETEFENFDNADKEEDLQVRPPVVTIMGHVDHGKTTLLDSIRDTKVTASEAGGITQHIGAYQIEDKGKKITFLDTPGHAAFTTMRARGAQVTDITILVVAADDGVMPQTVEAINHAKAAQVPIIVAVNKMDKEAANPDRVMQELTEHALVPEDWGGDTIFVNVSALKGEGIDDLIEMIQLVAEVEELKANPKRAAQGTVIEAQLDKGRGSVATLLVQNGTLNVGDPIVVGNTFGRVRAMVNDIGRRVKVAGPSTPVEITGLNEVPQAGDQFMVFVDEKKARQIGEARSKKQVEAQRKESSKLNLEDLFNQIKEGDIKEINVIIKADVQGSAEALAGSLQKIDVEGVKVKILHTGVGAITESDIILASASNAIIIGFNVRPDNNAKRTAEAEKVDVRLHRIIYNVIEEIESAMKGMLDPEFAEKVIGQVEIRTTFKVSKVGTIAGCYVTDGKITRDSTVRLIRDGVVIYEGKIDALKRFKDDAKEVSAGYECGITLEKFNDIKEGDVIEAYIMEEIKRA
- a CDS encoding YlxQ family RNA-binding protein, coding for MTASKWASLLGLANRAGKCISGEELVVKAVQRQNAKLVILSQDASANTRKKVTDKCAYYKVEVRWVDDRYSLGSAIGKDQRVVVAVTDVGFTKKLTALLD
- a CDS encoding DUF503 domain-containing protein is translated as MIGFLTVECFIYESHSLKDKRSVVKKIVTRLRQQFNLAVSETDFHDLWQRAELGIVTISKDKLIVEQELQKAIKLISSIPELEVTTTAIEWL
- the rnpM gene encoding RNase P modulator RnpM: MKTRKIPMRKCVACQEMKPKKELVRVVRSPEGEVFVDRTGKKSGRGAYLCNQASCFALAKKKEA
- the nusA gene encoding transcription termination factor NusA, with product MSSELLDALTFLEKEKGISKDILIEAIEAALISAYKRNFHQAQNVRVDFNTTTGSIRVFARKNVVEEVTDPRQELSVEEAQKINPQYELEDIVELEVTPRDFGRIAAQTAKQVVTQRVREAERGIIFSEFIDREEDIITGVVQRQDHRYIYVNLGRVEALLPATEQMPGEKHTTNDRIKVFITKVEKTTKGPQILVSRTHPGLLKRLFELEVPEIYDGTVEVKSIAREAGDRSKIAVHAADPEVDPVGSCVGQKGGRVQTIVNELNGEKIDIVRWSEDPVVYVANALSPAKVLEVLVNEEEKMTTVIVPDYQLSLAIGKRGQNARLAAKLTGWKIDIKSQSDAEESGLYNGKEAEGNFEVSEE
- the rbfA gene encoding 30S ribosome-binding factor RbfA, whose protein sequence is MSKIRSNRIGEQMKKELGDIIGRKLKDPRIGFVTVTGVEVTGDLQQATVYISVFGDDAQKEQTLRGLAKASGFIRTEIGKRIRLRKTPEISFKFDESIEYGSRIETLLTDIKGSDEE